A single region of the Streptomyces sp. NBC_00236 genome encodes:
- a CDS encoding biotin transporter BioY, with amino-acid sequence MSTAAAAPVRTGAVLADLLPAARHRYAVDTALVLGGAALTGIAAQIAVPVPGSPVPVTGQTFAALLVGTALGARRGFLALAVYALVGMAGMPWFSAGSSGAGGASFGYVLGMLLAATVVGGLARRGGDRSVLRTAGTMVLGSAIIYAVGVPYLALSTGMSASAAIAAGLTPFLLGDALKAALAMGALPASWKLIGRRG; translated from the coding sequence ATGAGCACTGCTGCCGCCGCCCCCGTCCGTACCGGAGCGGTCCTCGCCGATCTGCTGCCCGCCGCCCGGCACCGCTACGCCGTGGACACCGCCCTGGTGCTCGGCGGCGCCGCGCTGACCGGCATAGCGGCCCAGATCGCCGTCCCGGTTCCGGGCTCCCCGGTCCCGGTCACCGGCCAGACCTTCGCCGCGCTCCTGGTCGGCACCGCGCTCGGCGCCCGCCGCGGCTTCCTCGCGCTCGCCGTGTACGCGCTCGTCGGCATGGCCGGCATGCCGTGGTTCTCCGCCGGCAGCTCCGGCGCGGGCGGTGCCTCCTTCGGCTACGTGCTCGGCATGCTGCTCGCCGCCACCGTGGTCGGCGGCCTGGCCCGCCGCGGCGGCGACCGGTCCGTGCTGCGCACCGCGGGCACGATGGTGCTCGGCTCGGCGATCATCTACGCGGTCGGCGTGCCCTACCTGGCGCTGTCGACCGGCATGTCGGCGAGCGCCGCGATCGCGGCCGGTCTGACGCCGTTCCTGCTCGGCGACGCGCTGAAGGCCGCGCTCGCGATGGGCGCGTTGCCGGCGTCCTGGAAGCTCATCGGCCGTCGCGGCTGA